From the genome of Eublepharis macularius isolate TG4126 chromosome 12, MPM_Emac_v1.0, whole genome shotgun sequence, one region includes:
- the LOC129339643 gene encoding olfactory receptor 10C1-like encodes MGPPDTFNASTEFILVGLSNDRKTQILLFVVILLIYIFTLVGNAGIIMLVRTDSHLHTPMYFFLTQLSSVEICYVNTTIPQILAHLLAGHAGLSLICCALQMYTALALAAAEVLLLGVMAYDRYLAICHPLIYATAMGSQHQFQLALACWIGGFGVAMVCVSLTFSHPFCGPCCINHFICEMPVVLRLACDDTRITEIIIFVFAAIVLFCPLSATLTSYGLILFSLFQMRSASGLRKAFSTCGSHLAVVIIFYVTAIFVYIAPRIGASPGNDKQAAVFYVVVTPLLNPIIYTLRNKDIHAAMAKVLRKWGFEQKR; translated from the coding sequence ATGGGTCCTCCTGACACTTTCAATGCTAGTACAGAGTTCATCTTGGTGGGACTCTCCAATGACCGCAAGACACAGATTCTACTCTTCGTGGTCATTCTCCTCATCTATATATTTACTCTTGTGGGGAATGCAGGGATTATCATGTTGGTACGGACAGACTCCCACCTCCAcacccccatgtatttcttccttacACAACTCTCAAGTGTGGAGATCTGTTATGTCAACACCACCATCCCCCAGATACTTGCTCACCTTCTAGCAGGTCATGCaggattgtctttaatctgttgTGCATTGCAGATGTACACAGCTTTGGCCTTGGCTGCTGCTGAAGTACTTCTGCTTGGCGTCATGGCTTATGACCGTTACTTAGCCATCTGCCATCCCCTCATATATGCCACTGCTATGGGGAGTCAGCACCAATTTCAGCTTGCCTTAGCCTGCTGGATAGGTGGGTTTGGTGTTGCAATGGTATGTGTGAGCCTCACCTTTAGCCACCCCTTCTGTGGCCCTTGCTGCATCAACCATTTTATCTGTGAGATGCCAGTGGTGTTGAGGCTCGCATGTGATGACACCCGTATTACAGAAATCATCATTTTTGTGTTCGCAGCAATCGTCCTCTTCTGCCCTCTTTCAGCTACCTTGACTTCTTATGGActcattctgttttctttgttCCAAATGAGGTCAGCTAGTGGATTGCGCAAGGCCTTCTCTACATGTGGCTCCCATCTAGCAGTGGTCATAATCTTTTACGTCACGGCCATCTTTGTCTATATTGCACCACGGATAGGAGcatctcctgggaatgacaagcAGGCTGCTGTGTTTTATGTTGTGGTCACCCCACTTCTGAACCCTATCATATACACTCTGCGGAACAAGGACATTCATGCGGCGATGGCCAAAGTGCTACGAAAATGGGGCTTTGAGCAGAAAAGATGA
- the LOC129339644 gene encoding olfactory receptor 5L1-like: protein MAPENFTFIKEIILVGLSNDRETQILLFVLILLIYSFTLVGNLGIIMLVVADSHLHTPMYFFLAHLSSMEICYVSSTIPQMLAHLFTGHAALSLIHCALQMYIALSLASAEALLLGVMAYDRYIAICHPLTYATSMGRWRQLQLASACWVCGFLGSVICVFLTFSHPFCGSGLINHFICELPMMLKVACDDTHITEIIIFLLAATVLLGPLSIILASYGLILFSVSQMRSARGLHKAFSTCGSHLAVVTLFYGTTIFIYIVPHSGTSPDNEKKITMFYVVVTPFLNPIIYTLRNKDIHEALAKVVRRLGFEQKN, encoded by the coding sequence ATGGCACCAGAAAACTTTACCTTTATTAAAGAGATAATTTTGGTGGGACTCTCCAATGACCGTGAGACACAGATTTTGCTCTTTGTACTGATCCTCCTCATCTACTCATTTACCCTTGTGGGGAACCTTGGAATCATCATGCTAGTAGTGGCGGACTCCCACCTCCACAcgcccatgtatttcttcctcgcACACCTCTCAAGCATGGAAATCTGTTATGTCTCCAGCACCATACCCCAGATGCTGGCTCACCTTTTCACAGGTCATGCGGCATTGTCTTTAATCCATTGTGCATTACAGATGTATATAGCTTTGTCATTGGCTTCTGCTGAAGCACTTCTGTTGGGCGTCATGGCCTACGATCGCTACATAGCCATCTGCCATCCCCTGACCTATGCCACTTCCATGGGAAGATGGCGCCAGTTACAACTTGCCTCAGCCTGCTGGGTATGTGGCTTTTTGGGTTCTGTAATATGTGTGTTCCTCACCTTTAGCCACCCCTTCTGTGGCTCTGGCCTCATCAACCATTTTATCTGTGAACTGCCAATGATGTTGAAAGTTGCATGTGATGACACCCACATCACAGAAATCATCATTTTTTTGCTTGCAGCAACAGTCCTCCTTGGACCGCTTTCCATTATCTTGGCGTCCTACGGGCTCATTCTTTTCTCCGTATCCCAAATGCGGTCAGCTAGGGGATTGCACAAGGCATTCTCTACATGTGGTTCCCACTTAGCAGTGGTCACTTTGTTCTATGGCACcaccatttttatatatattgtacCCCACTCAGGAACATCTCCTGATAATGAAAAGAAAATTACCATGTTTTATGTTGTGGTCACCCCATTTTTGAACCCTATCATTTACACTCTGAGGAACAAGGATATCCATGAGGCGCTGGCCAAGGTAGTGCGAAGATTGGGCTTTGAACAGAAAAATTAA
- the LOC129339645 gene encoding olfactory receptor-like protein OLF3, translating into MGAGNFTSPTEFILVGLSSDRDTQILLFVLILLMYIFTLVGNLGVIVLVRADSHLHTPMYFFLSNLSSVEIGFVTSTVPQMLNHLLTGHGELSLIRCALQMYMTLSLGSVEAILLGVMAYDRYVAICHPLVYATVMGRWHQLQLASACWVGGFIIAAICVSITFWHPFCSSCCINHFVCEIPMVLKLACDDTRITGYIIVMFAGIVILGPFSIILASYGLILLSMLQMWSSAGLRKAFFTCGSHLAVVTLFYGTIIFVYIRPQSGTSPENEKQMAVFYLVVTPLLNPLIYTLRNKDVHEAIVKVLQRWVL; encoded by the coding sequence ATGGGGGCTGGCAACTTCACCTCTCCTACAGAATTCATCTTGGTGGGACTCTCTAGCGACCGGGACACACAGATCCTTCTCTTTGTGCTCATTCTCCTCATGTACATATTTACCCTTGTGGGGAACCTCGGGGTCATAGTGCTGGTACGAGCGGACTCCCACCTCCACACACccatgtattttttcctctcaaaCCTTTCGAGTGTAGAGATTGGTTTTGTCACCAGCACTGTACCCCAGATGTTGAATCACCTTCTAACGGGCCATGGAGAATTGTCTTTAATCCGCTGTGCATTACAGATGTACATGACTTTGTCTCTGGGTTCTGTCGAAGCAATTCTGCTTGGAGTCATGGCTTATGATCGTTATGTAGCTATATGCCATCCTTTAGTGTATGCCACAGTCATGGGAAGATGGCACCAGTTGCAGCTTGCCTCAGCCTGCTGGGTAGGTGGCTTTATCATTGCTGCAATATGCGTGAGCATCACCTTTTGGCACCCCTTCTGTAGCTCCTGCTGCATCAACCACTTTGTTTGTGAGATACCCATGGTGTTGAAACTCGCCTGTGATGACACCCGCATCACAGGCTATATCATTGTTATGTTTGCAGGGATTGTCATTCTGGGACCCTTTTCCATTATCTTGGCCTCCTATGGACTCATTCTGCTGTCTATGTTACAAATGTGGTCATCCGCTGGACTGCGCAAGGCCTTCTTTACATGCGGCTCCCACTTAGCAGTGGTCACTTTGTTTTATGGCACCATCATCTTTGTCTATATTCGACCTCAGTCTGGGACATCTCCTGAAAACGAAAAACAAATGGCTGTGTTTTATCTTGTGGTCACCCCTCTTCTGAATCCTCTCATTTACACTCTGCGGAACAAGGATGTCCATGAGGCAATAGTCAAGGTGCTGCAAAGATGGGTTTTGTGA